From a single Azospirillum fermentarium genomic region:
- a CDS encoding CHAT domain-containing protein yields the protein MGAVKPLFLEIYGGDLLCTGPHGTRRTPLGDDGIQALKSWAGRYDVAVLIRQPQRLPAVGREMADWLNAGDSWLDRGLAAGTGPVMLEIRAPQSPDATEQALLDAPWEVLAPGGALLAEDAQRLFQVVRRLGKPRPASPTDSPPHGDIAVLFMAAEVEGQSTLNYEREEMAFLDATAGLDVHWAVEESGSRAGLDRRLRQRQEIRPDVLHLTAHGEIGETGPYLLLETEDGGPDPVDADALCTTLGDAGQMPRLVFLSACRTAETEGAAAPYTQALIRAGVANALGWDGSVYDTDATRFAAVVYGKLAGGSSVAHAVAAARHDLLKQMRAAERAAAAAGKPAADTGTHWHLARLWVGPDGGGPLCDTQQPARALPRRADKAYLDPRKRRVPVAAPEQFVGRRRPIQAAFREWNAGATGILVQGMGNLGKSSLAERIASRHNGSEVAVVYGRYDAHAVFLAVLDALPEDEQEAVRQTHEDTILHTPAALKLVLQKLLKGPLSGTRGTRPVLLIIDDLEQCLETPKPGQTATPFASQDAQAAVAAVIAAFRDAGRATRSRLLVTSRYSFALTDDRGRDLAAELVAIPFPAMDAAQRAKQMHTAARLAGRLRGPGDDPVRDGLEARIRDVAGGNPGLQEILTRPLLTLKPADGLAAATRAVAAVEHYRATGTVPADDSAAQTFFRRVSLEAYRAMLTPGETALLRAATLFTLPVPGPVLETAGRAGGVGAPGAALDRLLGLGLLDRTAVRGTATEAQVNPLARPLVPALSDDERAHLAAAVVLALFEAWADEDGDMPVGERAVLLATLALCAGGPPAVVQRAGLFGGRFLFDTAHEPKQALDLAERAIACLDAAEIPPDLHLLRLAAECAGRLGHGGQQDRLLKRATATKGTDPCAAAMALYDNAVRLFEKGDTETAEGLLRDAVKRFEDLGDVRERAVTMGKIADILTTRGQTDEALRIFREDLIPAFERLGDVRSRAVTMGKIADILTTRGQTDEALRIFREDLIPAFERLGDVRERAVTMGKIADILTTRGQTDEALRIFREDLIPAFERLGDVRSRAVTMGKIADILTTRGQTDEALRIRRDEELPVYERLGDVRERAVTMGKIADILTTRGQTDEALRIRYQEQLPVYERLGDVRSRAVTMGKIADILTTRGQTDEALRIHVEERLPVAEAMGDSDSLAHVRFSCATIRLNRGGLETGEADTIAAEVAESFSLFRTIGRTDGIAIVGQLFGQILAAGGLKDEALAVLDQAAEAFTILKRTASVEKIRALQASIRESMA from the coding sequence ATGGGAGCGGTGAAACCTCTCTTCCTAGAAATTTACGGCGGCGATCTGCTGTGCACCGGCCCCCACGGCACCCGCCGCACGCCGCTGGGCGACGACGGCATCCAGGCGTTGAAATCCTGGGCCGGGCGCTATGACGTGGCGGTGTTGATCCGCCAGCCCCAGAGGCTGCCCGCCGTGGGGCGGGAGATGGCGGACTGGCTGAACGCCGGCGATTCCTGGCTCGACCGCGGGCTGGCGGCCGGCACCGGGCCGGTGATGTTGGAAATCCGCGCCCCGCAATCACCGGATGCAACCGAACAGGCCCTGCTCGATGCCCCGTGGGAGGTGCTGGCCCCCGGCGGCGCCCTGCTGGCGGAGGATGCGCAGCGGCTGTTCCAGGTGGTCCGCCGGCTGGGGAAACCCCGGCCCGCCTCCCCCACCGATTCGCCCCCGCACGGCGATATCGCCGTGCTGTTCATGGCGGCGGAGGTGGAGGGACAGAGCACGCTGAATTACGAGCGGGAGGAAATGGCCTTCCTCGACGCCACCGCCGGGCTGGATGTCCATTGGGCGGTGGAGGAAAGCGGCAGCCGCGCCGGGCTGGACCGGCGGCTGCGGCAAAGGCAGGAGATCCGCCCCGACGTGCTGCACCTGACCGCCCACGGGGAGATCGGCGAAACCGGCCCCTACCTGCTGCTGGAGACGGAGGACGGCGGGCCGGACCCGGTGGACGCCGATGCCCTGTGCACCACGCTGGGCGATGCCGGCCAGATGCCGCGGCTGGTGTTCCTGTCCGCCTGCCGCACGGCGGAGACGGAGGGGGCGGCGGCCCCCTATACCCAGGCGCTGATCCGGGCCGGGGTGGCCAACGCGCTGGGCTGGGACGGATCGGTCTATGACACCGACGCCACCCGCTTTGCCGCCGTGGTTTATGGCAAGCTGGCCGGCGGTTCTTCGGTGGCTCATGCCGTCGCCGCCGCGCGCCATGATCTGCTGAAACAGATGCGGGCGGCGGAGCGGGCTGCCGCGGCGGCGGGCAAGCCGGCGGCGGACACCGGCACCCATTGGCATCTGGCCCGCCTGTGGGTGGGGCCGGACGGCGGCGGGCCGCTGTGCGATACCCAACAGCCGGCCCGCGCCCTGCCCCGCCGGGCGGACAAGGCGTATCTGGACCCCCGGAAGCGGCGGGTGCCGGTGGCGGCACCGGAACAGTTCGTCGGCCGCCGCCGCCCGATCCAGGCGGCGTTCCGGGAATGGAACGCCGGAGCCACCGGGATTCTGGTCCAGGGCATGGGCAATCTGGGCAAATCCAGCCTCGCCGAACGGATCGCCAGCCGGCACAACGGCTCTGAGGTGGCGGTGGTGTACGGGCGCTACGACGCCCACGCGGTGTTCCTGGCCGTGCTCGACGCCCTGCCCGAAGACGAGCAGGAGGCGGTGCGGCAGACCCACGAGGACACCATTCTTCACACCCCCGCCGCGCTGAAACTGGTCCTGCAAAAGCTGTTGAAGGGCCCGCTCAGCGGCACCAGGGGCACACGCCCGGTGCTGCTCATCATCGACGATCTGGAACAATGCCTGGAGACGCCCAAGCCGGGGCAGACGGCCACGCCCTTCGCCTCACAGGACGCGCAGGCGGCGGTGGCGGCGGTGATCGCCGCGTTCCGCGATGCCGGGCGGGCCACCCGCTCCCGCCTGCTGGTGACCAGCCGCTACAGCTTTGCCCTGACCGATGACCGCGGGCGGGATCTGGCGGCGGAACTGGTTGCCATCCCCTTCCCCGCCATGGACGCCGCCCAGCGCGCCAAGCAGATGCACACCGCCGCCCGTCTGGCCGGTCGCCTGCGCGGCCCCGGCGACGATCCCGTGCGTGATGGGCTGGAAGCCCGCATCCGCGACGTGGCGGGCGGCAACCCCGGTTTGCAGGAGATCCTGACCCGCCCGCTGTTGACCCTGAAGCCGGCGGACGGTCTGGCCGCGGCAACCCGCGCGGTGGCGGCGGTGGAACACTACCGCGCCACCGGCACGGTCCCGGCGGACGACAGCGCGGCGCAGACGTTCTTCCGCCGGGTGTCGCTGGAAGCGTACCGCGCCATGCTGACCCCCGGCGAAACCGCGCTGCTGCGCGCCGCCACCCTGTTCACCCTGCCCGTGCCCGGCCCGGTTCTGGAAACGGCGGGGCGGGCCGGCGGTGTCGGCGCCCCCGGTGCGGCGCTGGACCGCCTGCTCGGCCTGGGCCTGCTGGACCGCACCGCCGTCCGCGGCACGGCGACGGAGGCCCAGGTCAACCCCCTCGCCCGCCCGCTGGTTCCCGCCCTGTCCGATGACGAGCGCGCCCATCTGGCGGCGGCGGTGGTGCTGGCCCTTTTCGAGGCTTGGGCAGACGAAGATGGGGATATGCCCGTCGGTGAGCGCGCCGTCCTGCTGGCCACCCTCGCCCTGTGCGCCGGCGGGCCACCGGCGGTGGTGCAGAGGGCGGGGTTGTTCGGGGGCCGCTTCCTGTTCGACACCGCTCATGAACCGAAACAGGCGCTGGATCTGGCGGAACGGGCCATCGCCTGCCTGGACGCCGCGGAAATCCCGCCCGACCTCCATCTTCTGCGCCTCGCCGCCGAATGCGCCGGACGGCTGGGGCATGGCGGGCAACAGGACCGCCTTCTGAAGCGGGCCACCGCTACGAAAGGGACCGACCCCTGCGCTGCCGCCATGGCCCTGTATGACAACGCCGTACGCCTTTTCGAAAAAGGCGACACAGAGACGGCGGAAGGCCTTCTCCGGGATGCCGTCAAACGCTTCGAAGACCTCGGCGACGTGCGGGAACGCGCCGTGACCATGGGCAAAATCGCCGACATCCTGACAACACGCGGACAGACCGACGAGGCTCTGCGCATCTTCCGAGAGGATCTCATTCCGGCCTTTGAACGCCTCGGCGACGTGCGCTCCCGCGCCGTGACCATGGGCAAAATCGCCGACATCCTGACAACACGCGGACAGACCGACGAGGCTCTGCGCATCTTCCGAGAGGATCTCATTCCGGCCTTTGAACGCCTCGGCGACGTGCGGGAACGCGCCGTGACCATGGGCAAAATCGCCGACATCCTGACAACACGCGGACAGACCGACGAGGCTCTGCGCATCTTCCGAGAGGATCTCATTCCGGCCTTTGAACGCCTCGGCGACGTGCGCTCCCGCGCCGTGACTATGGGCAAAATCGCCGACATCCTGACAACACGCGGACAGACCGACGAGGCTCTGCGCATCCGGCGCGACGAGGAACTCCCCGTCTATGAACGCCTCGGCGACGTGCGGGAACGCGCCGTGACCATGGGCAAAATCGCCGACATCCTGACAACACGCGGACAGACCGACGAGGCTCTGCGCATCCGGTACCAGGAGCAACTCCCCGTCTATGAACGCCTCGGCGACGTGCGCTCCCGTGCCGTGACCATGGGCAAAATCGCCGACATCCTGACAACACGCGGACAGACCGACGAGGCTCTGCGCATCCATGTGGAAGAAAGACTGCCTGTCGCCGAAGCAATGGGAGATAGCGATAGCCTTGCCCATGTCCGCTTTTCCTGCGCCACCATCCGTTTGAACCGGGGTGGGCTGGAAACGGGGGAAGCGGATACCATCGCCGCGGAAGTGGCGGAAAGCTTTTCTCTGTTCCGCACGATCGGGCGTACCGACGGCATCGCCATCGTCGGCCAGCTCTTCGGCCAGATCCTGGCCGCCGGGGGCTTGAAGGACGAAGCCCTCGCGGTTCTCGACCAGGCCGCCGAGGCCTTCACCATCCTCAAACGCACCGCATCCGTTGAAAAGATCCGCGCCCTTCAGGCGTCCATCCGGGAGAGCATGGCATGA
- a CDS encoding TonB-dependent receptor plug domain-containing protein, whose protein sequence is MGYRSTGPRLTARGQGTFSFKFLLLAAAMAALVPAGAQAQQAAATDPNADAGHLLGPVVVTATGTAQTTLTAPAFTTVITSEDIEKKGPSNGLPDLLRETVGVNNSSDNLGRDEVVIRGLGANYTLVLVNGKRVSSGDALWRGGDFDYHSVPLSSIDRVEVVRGPMSSLYGSDAMGGVVNIITKKPTDKWTGSVGAEYRMVEPGRDGNQYRVNVYGAGPVTDKVSASVSGEFYRRDAWYLDSKDGGRVPLLEEKDLKNLRTALTWDVTPDQAVDVAYDLNHDSRPYNIYDKTPSYREQEITRNTVSLSHTGKWGWGTTLLEGNYEDASIDDYNSTYNAPKQRSMSEKNLFLHGRTNFKVLGFNSITTGAEYRKQKVEDAATYLATGAFEVDQKAAYLQDEIAVGDAVTLTIGSRYDNHEIFGGKVTSRANVVYKVTDGLSLKGGVSQGYKAPDAYQLSREYRVISCGGRCYLAGNPDLQPETSTNYEIGAEYRQRTWDVSFALFRNKVKDMITAVYDPVTVQRNWSNVDEVTIKGVELNGSVDITKDLYFSGNYAYLYTRNNSNIELENRPRHKVNGSLTYRFTEIVSGTLSASYTGSQFEGTGKMPGYTLVNVGLTADVNDSITLQAGVKNLTNVLLNEKNTNFLTHELGRNYYVSALYRF, encoded by the coding sequence ATGGGATATCGTTCAACGGGACCACGCCTGACGGCGCGGGGGCAGGGCACGTTTTCGTTCAAGTTTCTGCTGCTGGCGGCGGCCATGGCGGCGTTGGTGCCGGCGGGAGCACAGGCGCAGCAGGCCGCCGCAACCGATCCGAACGCCGACGCCGGCCATCTGCTGGGGCCGGTGGTGGTGACCGCCACGGGAACGGCGCAGACCACGCTGACCGCGCCGGCCTTCACCACCGTCATCACGTCGGAAGACATTGAAAAGAAGGGGCCGTCCAACGGCCTGCCCGACCTGCTGCGGGAAACGGTCGGGGTCAACAACAGCTCCGACAATCTGGGCCGGGACGAGGTGGTGATCCGCGGTCTGGGCGCCAACTACACGCTGGTTCTGGTGAACGGCAAGCGGGTGTCGTCGGGTGATGCCCTGTGGCGCGGCGGCGATTTCGACTATCACTCGGTGCCGCTGTCCTCCATCGACCGTGTGGAGGTCGTGCGCGGGCCGATGTCGTCGCTCTACGGCTCCGACGCCATGGGCGGTGTGGTCAACATCATCACCAAGAAGCCCACCGACAAATGGACCGGCAGCGTCGGTGCCGAATACCGCATGGTCGAACCGGGCCGCGACGGCAACCAGTACCGCGTCAACGTCTATGGCGCCGGCCCGGTGACGGACAAGGTTTCGGCCTCGGTGTCGGGGGAGTTCTACCGCCGCGATGCGTGGTACCTGGATTCCAAGGACGGCGGACGGGTGCCGTTGCTGGAAGAAAAGGATCTGAAGAACCTGCGCACCGCCCTCACCTGGGATGTGACGCCGGATCAGGCGGTGGACGTCGCCTATGACCTGAACCACGATTCACGGCCCTATAACATCTACGACAAAACGCCGTCGTACCGGGAACAGGAAATCACCCGCAACACCGTCAGCCTGAGCCACACCGGCAAATGGGGCTGGGGCACGACGCTGCTGGAAGGCAATTACGAAGACGCCAGCATCGACGACTACAATTCCACCTACAACGCGCCCAAGCAGCGCTCCATGTCGGAAAAGAACCTGTTCCTGCATGGGCGCACCAACTTCAAGGTGCTGGGCTTCAATTCCATCACCACCGGCGCCGAATACCGCAAGCAGAAGGTGGAGGATGCCGCCACCTACCTCGCCACCGGCGCGTTCGAGGTGGACCAGAAGGCAGCCTATCTGCAGGACGAAATCGCCGTCGGCGACGCGGTGACCCTGACCATCGGCAGCCGTTACGACAACCACGAGATCTTCGGCGGCAAGGTCACCAGCCGCGCCAACGTGGTCTACAAGGTCACCGACGGGCTGAGCCTGAAGGGCGGCGTCAGCCAGGGCTACAAGGCCCCCGACGCCTACCAGCTCAGCCGGGAGTACCGGGTCATCAGTTGCGGCGGCCGCTGCTATCTGGCCGGCAACCCCGACCTGCAGCCCGAAACCAGCACCAACTATGAAATCGGCGCCGAATACCGGCAGCGCACCTGGGACGTCAGCTTCGCCCTGTTCCGCAACAAGGTGAAGGACATGATCACCGCCGTCTACGACCCGGTGACGGTGCAGCGCAATTGGTCCAACGTCGATGAAGTCACCATCAAGGGCGTCGAGCTGAACGGCTCGGTGGACATCACCAAGGATCTCTATTTCTCGGGCAACTACGCCTATCTCTACACCCGCAACAATTCCAACATCGAGCTGGAGAACCGTCCGCGGCACAAGGTGAACGGCAGCCTGACCTACCGCTTCACCGAGATCGTCAGCGGCACCCTGTCGGCCTCCTACACCGGGTCGCAGTTCGAAGGCACCGGCAAGATGCCCGGCTACACGCTGGTCAACGTGGGCCTGACCGCCGACGTCAACGACAGCATCACGCTGCAGGCCGGGGTGAAGAACCTGACCAACGTGCTGCTGAACGAAAAGAACACCAATTTCCTGACCCACGAGCTGGGCCGCAACTATTACGTCAGCGCGCTTTACCGCTTCTAA
- a CDS encoding amino acid ABC transporter substrate-binding protein → MKAVFFAATAAIALSVASGAAQAGPTLDAIKQRGFVQCGVNTGLAGFGNPDSAGNWTGLDVDYCRAVAVALFNDPNKVKFTPLSAQQRFPAIQSGEVDMLSRNTTVTLTRDTSVGLNFAPVTYYDGQGFMVPKKLGVKSAKELSGATVCVQSGTTTELNLADYFRTNNLQYNPVVIESVDEVNAAYFAGRCDALTTDASGLAGTRAAVAPNPDDHIILPEIISKEPLAPAVRHGDDQWFDIVKWTVYATIAAEEKGITSKNLDEFLASKDPEIQRMLGVAPGMGAALGLDDKWLYNVIKKMGNYGEIFERNVGVKTPLKLERGLNALWTKGGMQYAMPFR, encoded by the coding sequence ATGAAAGCGGTCTTTTTCGCGGCAACGGCGGCCATTGCGCTCAGCGTTGCTTCCGGTGCGGCCCAGGCCGGTCCGACACTGGATGCAATCAAGCAGCGTGGATTCGTCCAATGCGGCGTGAACACCGGCCTCGCCGGCTTCGGCAATCCCGACAGTGCCGGCAACTGGACGGGCCTGGACGTGGATTATTGCCGCGCCGTGGCGGTGGCCCTGTTCAACGACCCGAACAAGGTGAAGTTCACCCCGCTGTCGGCCCAGCAGCGCTTCCCGGCCATCCAGTCGGGTGAAGTGGACATGCTGTCCCGCAACACCACCGTCACCCTGACCCGCGACACCTCGGTCGGGCTGAACTTCGCCCCCGTCACCTATTACGACGGCCAGGGCTTCATGGTGCCGAAGAAGCTGGGTGTGAAGAGCGCCAAGGAGCTGAGCGGCGCCACCGTCTGCGTGCAGTCGGGCACCACCACCGAACTGAACCTCGCCGACTATTTCCGCACCAACAACCTTCAGTACAACCCGGTCGTGATCGAATCGGTGGACGAGGTGAACGCCGCCTACTTCGCCGGGCGCTGCGACGCGCTGACCACCGACGCCTCCGGTCTGGCCGGCACCCGCGCGGCGGTCGCGCCCAACCCCGACGACCACATCATCCTGCCGGAAATCATCTCCAAGGAGCCGCTGGCCCCCGCGGTGCGTCACGGCGACGACCAGTGGTTCGACATCGTGAAGTGGACCGTCTACGCCACCATCGCGGCGGAGGAAAAGGGCATCACGTCCAAGAACCTCGACGAATTCCTGGCCAGCAAGGATCCCGAAATCCAGCGCATGCTGGGTGTTGCCCCCGGCATGGGTGCGGCGCTGGGCCTGGATGACAAGTGGCTCTACAACGTCATCAAGAAGATGGGCAACTACGGCGAAATCTTCGAACGCAACGTCGGCGTCAAGACCCCGCTGAAGCTGGAGCGCGGCCTGAACGCGCTGTGGACCAAGGGCGGCATGCAGTACGCCATGCCGTTCCGGTAA
- a CDS encoding amino acid ABC transporter permease: MTGTVDNSAPAPAMERPPVATVGPLAWVRNNLFNTWYNALLTVIIVWTVIRVVPPLLDWLVISAHGFGAAPKECRADLGGACWAFVSEKLRFILFGMFPYDEQWRPLAVIMIFIALLAASCDRRFWHAWFGLVWLGGLALVGVLMWGGVLGLTPVENTSWGGLPLTLILSVIGLAVAFPFSILLALGRRSTMPAVKAICVTYIELIRGVPLVSLLFMASVMFPLFLPTGVTVDKLLRAQVAFILFAAAYMAEAIRGGLQAIPKGQYEAADGLGLSYWQKMGKVILPQALAISIPPLVNTFISFFKDTSLVIIIGLYDLLGSAKAALTDPAWRGFYREAYLFIGLIYWAFCFFMSKYSQRLERDLNRSRRH; encoded by the coding sequence ATGACCGGAACCGTCGATAACTCCGCTCCCGCCCCGGCCATGGAACGGCCCCCCGTGGCCACCGTCGGCCCGCTGGCGTGGGTGCGCAACAATCTGTTCAACACGTGGTACAACGCGCTGCTGACGGTGATCATCGTCTGGACCGTCATCCGTGTGGTGCCGCCGCTGCTGGACTGGCTGGTCATCAGCGCCCACGGGTTCGGGGCGGCGCCCAAGGAGTGCCGGGCCGATCTGGGCGGGGCCTGCTGGGCCTTCGTGTCGGAAAAGCTGCGCTTCATCCTGTTCGGCATGTTCCCCTATGACGAACAGTGGCGGCCGCTGGCCGTCATCATGATCTTCATCGCGCTGCTGGCCGCCAGTTGCGACCGGCGTTTCTGGCACGCGTGGTTCGGTCTGGTGTGGCTGGGCGGGCTGGCGCTGGTGGGCGTGCTGATGTGGGGCGGGGTGCTGGGGCTGACCCCGGTGGAGAACACGAGCTGGGGCGGTCTGCCGCTGACGCTGATCCTGTCGGTGATCGGTCTGGCGGTGGCCTTTCCCTTCTCCATCCTTCTGGCGCTGGGCCGGCGGTCCACCATGCCGGCGGTCAAGGCCATCTGCGTCACCTACATCGAGCTGATCCGCGGCGTGCCGCTGGTCAGCCTGCTGTTCATGGCGTCGGTGATGTTCCCGCTGTTCCTGCCCACCGGCGTGACGGTGGACAAGCTGCTGCGCGCCCAGGTGGCCTTCATCCTGTTCGCCGCCGCCTATATGGCCGAGGCCATCCGCGGCGGGCTGCAGGCCATCCCCAAGGGCCAGTACGAGGCCGCCGACGGGCTTGGCCTGTCCTATTGGCAGAAGATGGGCAAGGTGATCCTGCCCCAGGCGCTGGCGATTTCGATCCCGCCCCTGGTCAACACCTTCATCAGCTTCTTCAAGGACACCTCGCTGGTCATCATCATCGGCCTGTACGACCTGCTGGGCAGCGCCAAGGCGGCGCTGACCGACCCGGCGTGGCGCGGTTTCTACCGCGAGGCCTATCTGTTCATCGGCCTCATCTATTGGGCGTTCTGCTTCTTCATGTCCAAATACAGCCAGCGCCTGGAACGGGATCTGAACCGTTCGCGCCGTCACTAA
- a CDS encoding antibiotic biosynthesis monooxygenase family protein, whose product MSGPSTPAATPEPPYYAVIFTSVRTDDDDGYAETARVMAERAALQPGYLGVESARSDGLGLTVSYWRDRESIAAWKADVQHQLAQALGRERWYERYVTRIARVERAYGFP is encoded by the coding sequence ATGAGCGGCCCGTCCACCCCCGCCGCCACGCCGGAGCCGCCCTATTACGCGGTGATCTTCACCTCCGTCCGCACGGATGATGATGACGGCTACGCCGAAACCGCCCGGGTGATGGCGGAGCGCGCCGCCCTTCAGCCGGGATACCTGGGTGTGGAATCGGCCCGGTCGGACGGGCTGGGCCTTACCGTGTCCTATTGGCGCGACCGGGAGTCCATCGCCGCCTGGAAAGCCGACGTGCAGCACCAGCTTGCCCAGGCGCTGGGGCGCGAACGCTGGTACGAACGCTATGTGACCCGCATCGCACGGGTGGAACGGGCCTACGGGTTCCCGTAA
- a CDS encoding amino acid ABC transporter ATP-binding protein: MAMAQSQAGTAQPDTAAPVISCTGVHKWYGEFHVLRDVNLTVRKGERIVICGPSGSGKSTLIRCLNRLEEHQKGSIVIDGIELTGNLKNIELVRREVGMVFQHFNLFPHLTVLENCTLAPIWVRRQPKAEAEATAMKYLERVQIASQAHKYPGQLSGGQQQRVAIARSLCMSPKIMLFDEPTSALDPEMVKEVLDVMIGLAESGMTMLCVTHEMGFAKSVADRVIFMDRGQIVEQNTPDLFFTNPQSDRTRLFLSQILNH, encoded by the coding sequence ATGGCTATGGCCCAATCCCAGGCGGGCACCGCCCAGCCGGACACCGCGGCACCGGTCATCTCCTGCACCGGCGTCCACAAATGGTATGGGGAATTCCACGTCCTGCGCGACGTGAACCTGACCGTGCGCAAGGGCGAGCGGATCGTGATCTGCGGCCCGTCCGGGTCCGGCAAATCCACGCTCATCCGCTGCCTGAACCGGCTGGAGGAGCACCAGAAGGGCTCCATCGTCATCGACGGCATCGAGCTGACCGGCAACCTGAAGAACATCGAGCTGGTCCGGCGCGAGGTCGGCATGGTGTTCCAGCACTTCAACCTGTTTCCCCACCTGACGGTGCTGGAGAACTGCACGCTGGCCCCCATCTGGGTGCGCCGCCAGCCCAAGGCGGAGGCCGAGGCCACCGCCATGAAGTATCTGGAACGGGTGCAGATCGCCAGCCAGGCGCACAAGTACCCCGGCCAGCTTTCCGGCGGCCAGCAGCAGCGCGTCGCCATCGCGCGGTCGCTGTGCATGAGCCCCAAGATCATGCTGTTCGACGAACCCACCTCCGCTCTCGACCCCGAAATGGTGAAGGAGGTGCTGGACGTCATGATCGGGCTGGCGGAATCGGGGATGACCATGCTGTGCGTGACCCATGAAATGGGTTTCGCCAAATCGGTCGCCGACCGGGTGATCTTCATGGACCGCGGGCAAATCGTCGAGCAGAACACGCCCGACCTGTTCTTCACCAACCCGCAGTCGGACCGTACCCGGCTGTTCCTCAGCCAGATTCTCAACCACTGA
- the hisC gene encoding histidinol-phosphate transaminase, whose translation MEFLSPRPGISHIRPYQPAKPSDDDGRAWIDLSLTVNPLGPSPAALHAYRHAASRIHHYPDSRQTALRRAIARRYDLDDSRIVCGGGSDDLLQLLCQAYAGPGDEVLCHEHGYRGFIKAARLTGATPIVAAERDMVVDVEAMIELSGNKTRLCYLANPNNPTGTYIPADAVQRLRAGLPPHTLLVLDSAYAEYIRRDNYADGVDLVEGSDNVVMVRSFSKMHGLAGLRVGWAYGPRTVIDALEHVRSPFAVSVPAQAAAAAAITDAEHENATYDHNAAWLPWLTQELEQLGLRVYPSVCNFLLVRVAPDPSLGVPQILDHLARRGILVKSCVEYGMADGLRITVGLEEENRALVTALGEVVG comes from the coding sequence ATGGAATTCTTGTCGCCTCGTCCCGGTATCAGCCATATCCGCCCCTATCAGCCGGCAAAACCATCCGACGACGACGGGCGGGCGTGGATCGACCTGTCGCTGACGGTCAACCCCCTGGGGCCGAGCCCGGCGGCGCTGCACGCCTATCGCCATGCCGCATCCCGGATCCACCATTACCCCGATTCACGCCAGACCGCGCTGCGCCGCGCCATCGCCCGGCGCTACGATCTGGACGACAGCCGCATCGTGTGCGGCGGCGGGTCCGACGACCTGCTCCAGCTTCTCTGCCAAGCCTATGCCGGGCCGGGGGACGAGGTGCTGTGCCACGAGCACGGCTACCGCGGCTTCATCAAGGCAGCCCGCCTGACCGGCGCCACCCCCATCGTCGCCGCCGAACGTGACATGGTGGTGGATGTGGAGGCGATGATCGAGCTGTCGGGCAACAAGACCCGGCTGTGCTATCTGGCCAACCCCAACAACCCCACCGGCACCTACATCCCGGCGGACGCGGTGCAGCGCCTGCGCGCCGGGCTGCCGCCCCACACGCTGCTGGTGCTCGATTCCGCCTATGCCGAATACATCCGCCGCGACAACTACGCCGATGGCGTGGATCTGGTGGAGGGCAGCGACAATGTGGTGATGGTGCGGTCCTTTTCCAAAATGCACGGGCTGGCCGGGCTGCGGGTGGGCTGGGCCTATGGCCCGCGCACGGTGATCGACGCGCTGGAGCATGTGCGCTCCCCCTTCGCGGTGTCGGTCCCGGCCCAGGCGGCGGCGGCGGCGGCCATTACCGACGCCGAGCACGAGAACGCCACCTATGACCACAACGCCGCGTGGCTGCCGTGGCTGACGCAGGAGTTGGAACAGCTTGGCCTGCGCGTATACCCCAGCGTGTGCAATTTCCTGCTGGTGCGGGTGGCGCCCGACCCGTCGCTGGGGGTACCGCAGATCCTGGACCATCTGGCCCGCCGCGGCATCCTGGTGAAAAGCTGCGTCGAATACGGCATGGCCGACGGCCTGCGCATCACCGTCGGCCTGGAAGAGGAAAACCGCGCCCTGGTCACGGCACTGGGGGAGGTGGTGGGATGA